In Ananas comosus cultivar F153 linkage group 10, ASM154086v1, whole genome shotgun sequence, the following proteins share a genomic window:
- the LOC109716415 gene encoding uncharacterized protein LOC109716415 — translation METTTTAAAANGGGDGGFYSRKNRLQAVVMKERCGGHFQMPLHYPRYAKADYEAMPEWQLDRLLAEYGLPAIGDLAEKRSFAIGAFLWPSSSNSF, via the coding sequence ATGGAGACGACGacgacagcggcggcggcgaacggGGGAGGGGACGGGGGGTTTTACAGCCGGAAGAATCGGCTGCAGGCCGTCGTCATGAAGGAGAGGTGCGGCGGGCACTTCCAGATGCCTCTTCACTACCCGCGGTACGCGAAGGCCGACTACGAGGCGATGCCCGAGTGGCAGCTCGACCGCCTCCTCGCCGAGTACGGCCTCCCCGCCATCGGAGACCTCGCGGAGAAGCGCAGCTTCGCCATCGGCGCCTTCCTTTGGCCCTCTTCCTCTAATTCCTTCTGA
- the LOC109716846 gene encoding protein IWS1 homolog A, with protein sequence METLTISELITSLQSAFRDSDMEEVERILVARDEALRSQIARTLSEELMVKEVERIERDARIHSLEGELSALRSRYALSEERINNRGEGFGSERSDKGQNANFGDVESGKIAPLVSGEGVRVLGERERIGTGEEDDGWKRRCEKLEARVLKLEEENLKLRAIEQERCQKGKALGSIVEIIDSSSDDEKCAEDHGPKESMKRLTLLNLEEEADTEKKINTDSVEDDFGGRHAENVLPVPTPKRKRGSRVIISDSESETDDDDDDDDDDTIPIAKLKRKRLNDKVIGGIKDDSDDIQEDFKPSKRRLVRLKKCSTKSSMEEENSPEDALSKDQPEKDKPATNRKLKFLDVEKDEEEDGSESEGASLGGFIVSESENLESSSGSADSSASEVEKEEEEGSDVDLGEVLANIRRGKNSKKWEYEGDMLSAFSNDPELCLKAVCALYRQQTSEEQSMKAAIVRNKRGFNQLDAERGSLIAEFLMDGGSYGPIKKTVEDLEKYDPGGSDFCDKLARRYSKQLFMIYQNKEDPCFHPS encoded by the exons ATGGAAACCCTAACCATCTCCGAGCTCATCACCTCCCTCCAATCCGCCTTTCGAGACTCGGACATGGAGGAGGTGGAGCGAATCCTCGTGGCCCGAGACGAAGCCCTCCGTTCTCAGATCGCGAGAACCCTCTCGGAGGAGCTAATGGTGAAGGAGGTCGAGAGGATCGAGCGCGATGCTCGAATTCATAGCCTTGAAGGGGAATTAAGCGCTCTTCGGAGCCGTTACGCCCTATCGGAGGAGCGGATCAACAATCGTGGAGAGGGTTTTGGGTCGGAGAGGTCGGATAAGGGGCAAAATGCGAATTTTGGGGACGTAGAGAGTGGAAAGATCGCTCCTTTGGTGTCGGGTGagggggttagggttttaggcgagagggagcggattgggacgggtGAGGAGGACGATGGGTGGAAGAGGAGGTGCGAGAAATTGGAGGCTAGGGTTTTGAAATTGGAGGAAGAGAACCTTAAATTGAGAGCGATCGAGCAAGAGAGATGCCAAAAGGGAAAAGCTTTAGGATCTATCGTGGAGATTATCGACAGCAGCAGCGACGATGAGAAGTGCGCTGAAGACCATGGCCCTAAAGAATCCATGAAGAGGTTGACTTTATTGAATCTCGAAGAGGAAGCGGATACTGAGAAAAAGATTAATACGGATTCAGTCGAGGATGATTTCGGCGGTCGGCACGCAGAGAACGTTCTTCCTGTCCCGACACCTAAGAGGAAGCGGGGTTCGAGAGTGATCATCAGTGATAGTGAGAGCGAGaccgatgatgatgatgatgatgatgatgatgatacaaTTCCCATTGCCAAACTTAAGAGAAAGAGACTCAACGACAAGGTAATTGGAGGGATTAAAGATGATTCTGACGATATTCAAGAGGACTTTAAACCTAGTAAAAGACGTTTGGTTCGACTGAAAAAATGTAGTACAAAAAGTAGTATGGAAGAGGAGAATTCCCCTGAGGATGCATTATCTAAAGATCAACCGGAAAAGGACAAGCCTGCTACTAATCGGAAGCTCAAGTTCTTGGATGTTGAAAAAGACGAAGAGGAGGATGGGTCGGAGAGTGAGGGTGCGAGTCTCGGTGGGTTCATTGTTAGTGAGTCCGAAAATCTCGAGAGTTCTTCTGGGTCTGCTGATAGTTCTGCATCTGAAgtagaaaaagaggaagaagaaggcaGTGATGTAGATCTTGGTGAAGTTTTGGCCAATATACGTCGGGGAAAGAATAGTAAGAAATGGGAATATGAGGGTGATATGCTATCTGCGTTCTCGAATGATCCCGAGCTTTGCTTGAAGGCCGTCTGCGCACTCTATCGGCAGCAAACGTCAGAGGAGCAGTCGATGAAGGCGGCGATTGTTCGCAACAAGAGAGGATTTAACCAATTAGATGCAGAAAG GGGATCTTTGATTGCTGAGTTTCTTATGGATGGCGGTTCCTATGGTCCGATTAAGAAGACGGTCGAGGACTTGGAAAAATACGATCCCGGAGGTTCTGATTTCTGCGACAAGCTGGCAAGGCGCTACTCGAAGCAGCTGTTCATGATTTACCAGAACAAAGAGGACCCTTGTTTCCATCCATCCTAA
- the LOC109716414 gene encoding uncharacterized protein LOC109716414 yields MAFLLPLTEIAPIRGAKTPPNRRSSSCGSRSRAERRGEGARVCVRGRVKGEEKGRVIRVSDPIREPLGLAPLFSGSLLRESSSSSPSSPPSLRDQQREAGDDKQDYYVNLGYAIRTLREEFPDIFYKEPKFDIYRDDIVFKDPLNTFVGVDSYKRIFWALRFNGRIFFKALWIDIVSVWQPVENVIMIRWIVHGIPRVPWESHGRFDGTSEYKLDKNGKIYEHRVDNVALNSPTKFRVLPVEELIRSLGCPSTPKPTYFETSLLFGFLLRFTWTRCYLTFYLTLSFVCAAEG; encoded by the exons ATGGCGTTCCTTCTCCCTCTCACGGAGATCGCCCCGATCCGCGGAGCCAAAACCCCTCCCAATCGCAGAAGCAGCAGCTGCGGCAGCAGAAGCCGCGCGGAGAGGCGGGGCGAAGGCGCTAGGGTTTGCGTGCGCGGGCGCGTCAAGGGCGAGGAGAAGGGGCGGGTGATTAGGGTTTCGGACCCGATTCGGGAGCCGCTGGGGCTCGCCCCCCTCTTCTCGGGGTCGCTTCTTCGGGAATCGTCCTCCTCTTCTCCatcctctcctccctctttGAGGGACCAGCAGAGAGAGGCGGGAGACGATAAGCAGGATTATTATGTTAATTTGGGGTACGCGATTCGGACTCTGAGGGAGGAGTTTCCTGATATCTTCTACAAGGAGCCTAAATTTGATATCTATAG AGATGATATTGTCTTCAAAGATCCTTTGAACACCTTTGTGGGCGTTGATAGCTACAAACGGATATTTTGGGCTCTGAGATTTAACGGCCGAATTTTCTTCAAggccttgtggatagacatAGTCAGCGTATGGCAACCGGTGGAGAATGTAATTATGATTCGTTGGATTGTCCACGGCATCCCTCGTGTGCCATGGGAGAGCCATGGCCGCTTCGACGGCACCTCCGAATATAAACTCGACAAAAATGGCAAAATATATGAGCACCGTGTAGATAATGTCGCTCTCAACTCTCCAacgaaatttagggttttgccAGTGGAGGAGTTAATCCGGTCTCTTGGCTGTCCGTCTACTCCAAAGCCAACTTATTTTGAGACATCATTATTATTTGGCTTCCTGTTAAGATTCACATGGACAAGATGCTACCTTACATTTTAtcttactctttcttttgtatgtGCAGCTGAAGGTTGA
- the LOC109716454 gene encoding protein crooked neck-like, whose translation MVRSRKNAEAQLPRPVRVKNKAPAPIQITAEQILREARELRDREIRPPKREIAGPDELAEHRLRWRAEFEGRLRRGRSSASAWAKYARWEESQGDFPRARSVWERALDVDYRNRTLWLEYAEFEMRNRFVNHARNVWDRAVSLLPRVDQLWYKYIHMEEMLRNVPAARQVFERWMQWQPDAQGWLSYVKFELRYGEVARARAVYERAGDLLSEDEDAQKLFAAFAEERC comes from the coding sequence ATGGTCCGGTCGCGGAAGAACGCGGAGGCGCAGCTCCCCCGCCCCGTCCGCGTCAAGAACAAGGCCCCCGCCCCGATCCAGATCACCGCGGAGCAGATCCTGCGCGAGGCGCGCGAGCTCCGCGACCGCGAGATCCGCCCCCCCAAGCGCGAGATCGCCGGCCCCGACGAGCTCGCCGAGCACCGCCTCCGCTGGCGCGCGGAGTTCGagggccgcctccgccgcgggcGCTCGAGCGCCTCCGCGTGGGCCAAGTACGCGCGGTGGGAGGAGTCCCAGGGCGACTTCCCCCGCGCCCGCTCCGTGTGGGAGCGCGCCCTCGACGTCGACTACCGCAACCGCACCCTCTGGCTCGAGTACGCCGAGTTCGAGATGCGCAACCGCTTCGTCAACCACGCCCGCAACGTCTGGGACCGCGccgtctccctcctcccccGCGTCGACCAGCTCTGGTACAAGTACATCCACATGGAGGAGATGCTCCGGAACGTCCCCGCCGCCCGCCAGGTGTTCGAGCGCTGGATGCAGTGGCAGCCCGACGCCCAGGGCTGGCTCTCCTACGTCAAGTTCGAGCTCCGCTACGGCGAGgtcgcccgcgcccgcgccgtCTACGAGCGCGCCGGCGACCTCCTCTCCGAGGACGAGGACGCCCAGAAGCTCTTCGCCGCGTTCGCCGAGGAGAGGTGCTAG
- the LOC109716453 gene encoding crooked neck-like protein 1 yields MSISLPNQSMAPSAPAKDAEASLGFLTKRDTEVKLPRPTRVKNKTPASIQITAEQILREARERQEPEIRPPKQKITDPHELSDYRLRKRKEFEDLIRRVRWNVSVWVKYAQWEESQGDFTRARSVWERALDVDYRNHTLWLKYAEFEMRNRFVNHARNVWDRAVSLLPRVDQLWYKYIHMEEMLRNVPAARQVFERWMQWQPDAQGWLSYVKFELRYGEADRARAVYERFVACHPRPDAFIRYAKFEMKRGEVARARSVYERAVDLLSEDEDAEKLFVAFAEFEERCKEVERARCIYKYALDHIPKGRAEDLYRKFVAFEKQYGDREGIEDAIVGKRRFQYEEEVRKNPLNYDSWFDYVRLEESVGNKDMIREVYERAISNVPPAEEKRYWQRYIYLWINYALYEELDAQDMDTTREVYRECLKLVPHKKFSFAKMWLMAAQFEIRQMNIKAARQILGNAIGMAPKDKIFKKYIEIELQLGNISRCRTLYEKYLEWAPANCYAWSKYAELERSLSETERARSIFELAIAQPALDMPELLWKVYIDFEISEHEYEKTRQLYERLLDRTRHLKVWISYAKFEASAGLEDKEVDGEAKSENHDASSQDQQMERVQRCRAVFERAFDYFRTSAPELKEERAMLLEEWLNMESSFGSLGDVSIVQKKLPRKVKRKRAITSEDDAPAGFEEYYDYIFPDEVAMAPNLKILEAAYKWKKQKVDTDDD; encoded by the exons atgtCGATCTCTCTCCCCAACCAGAGCATGGCGCCGTCGGCTCCGGCGAAGGACGCCGAGGCGAGCCTGGGGTTCCTGACGAAGCGCGACACGGAGGTGAAGCTCCCGCGGCCCACGCGCGTGAAGAACAAGACCCCCGCGTCGATCCAGATCACCGCGGAGCAGATCCTCCGCGAGGCCCGCGAGCGCCAGGAGCCCGAGATCCGGCCCCCCAAGCAGAAGATCACCGACCCCCACGAGCTCTCCGACTACCGGCTCCGCAAGCGCAAGGAGTTCGAGGACCTCATCCGCCGCGTCCGCTGGAACGTCTCCGTCTGGGTCAAGTACGCCCAGTGGGAGGAGTCCCAGGGCGACTTCACCCGCGCCCGCTCCGTGTGGGAGCGCGCCCTCGACGTCGACTACCGCAACCACACCCTCTGGCTCAAGTACGCCGAGTTCGAGATGCGCAACCGCTTCGTCAACCACGCCCGCAACGTCTGGGACCGCGccgtctccctcctcccccGCGTCGACCAGCTCTGGTACAAGTACATCCACATGGAGGAGATGCTCCGGAACGTCCCCGCCGCCCGCCAGGTGTTCGAGCGCTGGATGCAGTGGCAGCCCGACGCCCAGGGCTGGCTCTCCTACGTCAAGTTCGAGCTCCGCTACGGCGAGGCCGACCGCGCCCGCGCCGTCTACGAGCGCTTCGTTGCCTGCCACCCCCGCCCCGACGCCTTCATCCGCTACGCCAAGTTCGAGATGAAGCGCGGCGAGGTCGCCCGGGCCCGCTCCGTCTACGAGCGCGCTGTCGACCTCCTCTCCGAGGACGAGGACGCTGAGAAGCTCTTCGTCGCGTTCGCCGAGTTCGAGGAGCGGTGCAAGGAGGTCGAGCGGGCGAGGTGCATCTATAAGTACGCCCTGGACCACATTCCCAAGGGCCGGGCCGAGGACCTGTACCGCAAGTTCGTTGCCTTCGAGAAGCAGTACGGGGACCGCGAGGGGATCGAGGATGCGATTGTCGGGAAGAGGAGGTTTCAGTATGAGGAGGAGGTGCGGAAGAACCCCTTGAATTACGACTCCTGGTTCGATTACGTTAGATTGGAGGAGAGCGTAGGGAATAAGGACATGATTAGGGAGGTCTATGAGCGGGCGATCAGTAATGTGCCCCCGGCAGAGGAGAAGCGGTACTGGCAGCGGTACATCTATCTGTGGATAAACTATGCATTATACGAGGAGCTTGATGCGCAGGACATGGACACGACGAGAGAGGTTTACAG AGAATGTCTAAAATTGGTTCCTCACAAGAAGTTCTCCTTTGCAAAAATGTGGCTCATGGCCGCCCAGTTCGAGATAAGACAAATGAATATCAAGGCTGCAAGGCAGATTTTAGGAAATGCAATTGGAATGGCTCCAAAGGATAAG ATTTTCAAGAAATACATCGAGATTGAACTACAACTGGGCAATATCAGCCGGTGTAGAACCCTCTATGAGAAGTATCTTGAGTGGGCCCCTGCAAATTGCTACGCCTGGAGCAAGTATGCAGAGTTGGAAAGATCTCTTAGTGAGACAGAGCGTGCTCGTTCAATATTTGAACTTGCAATTGCTCAACCTGCTCTAGACATGCCGGAACTTTTATGGAAG GTGTACATTGACTTTGAGATATCAGAACATGAATATGAGAAAACGAGGCAACTCTATGAACGACTACTGGATCGGACTAGGCACCTCAAAGTATGGATAAGCTACGCAAAGTTTGAGGCTTCAGCTGGTTTGGAAGACAAAGAGGTGGATGGTGAGGCGAAGTCCGAAAACCATGACGCCTCTTCTCAAGATCAGCAGATGGAGCGTGTTCAACGATGTCGAG CTGTTTTTGAAAGGGCTTTCGATTACTTTAGAACCAGTGCTCCCGAACTAAAGGAGGAAAGGGCAATGCTATTGGAGGAGTGGCTCAACATGGAGAGCAGTTTCGGCAGTCTTGGCGATGTTAGCATAGTGCAGAAGAAGTTACCTAGAAAAGTTAAGAGGAAACGGGCCATAACGAGTGAAGATGACGCTCCTGCCGG CTTCGAGGAATACTACGACTACATATTCCCTGACGAAGTTGCCATGGCGCCGAATTTGAAGATTTTAGAAGCAGCCTATAAATGGAAGAAGCAGAAGGTGGACACTGATGATGACTGA
- the LOC109716537 gene encoding CMP-sialic acid transporter 1, giving the protein MQWYFVAALLTLLTSSQGILTTLSQSNGGYKYDYATIPFLAEIFKLLVSSFYLWKDSRSSSPPRMTKEWKSMRLFPIPSIIYLVHNNVQFATLTYVDPSTYQIMGNLKIVTTGILFRLFLRRKLSNLQWMAIVLLAVGTTTSQVKGCGEKSCDSLFSAPIQGYMLGILSACFSALAGVYTEYLMKKNNDSLFWQNVQLYTFGAIFNMAWLILGDFKAGFERGPWWQRLFDGYTVTTWLVVFNLGSTGLLVSWLMKYADNIVKVYSTSMAMLLTMVLSIFLFNLRPTIQLFLGIIICMISLHMYFAPPHLLMDLPVTSKPPPSSLTDASMRRAVNS; this is encoded by the exons atgcagtGGTACTTCGTCGCCGCGCTCCTCACGCTCCTCACCAGTTCCCAG GGAATTTTAACTACCCTTTCACAAAGCAATGGTGGATACAAATATGATTATGCAACGATTCCCTTTCTTGCGGAAATCTTTAAG CTTTTGGTATCCAGTTTCTACCTTTGGAAGGATTCTCGCTCATCATCTCCTCCTAGGATGACTAAAGAATGGAAAAGCATGCGCTTATTTCCAATTCCTTCGATCATATATCTTGTCCACAATAATGTTCAGTTTGCTACTTTAACCTATGTTGATCCATCAACATACCAGATAATGGGCAATCTGAAAATTGTCACAACTGGCATTTTATTCAG GCTGTTTCTAAGAAGGAAGTTGTCAAACCTACAATGGATGGCGATTGTTTTGTTAGCTGTTGGGACAACTACAAGCCAG GTGAAAGGGTGTGGGGAAAAATCGTGTGACTCGCTCTTTTCTGCACCTATCCAAGGTTATATGCTGGGGATATTGTCTGCTTGTTTTTCAGCGCTAGCTGGTGTCTACACCGAATACCTAATGAAAAAGAATAATGATAGCTTATTCTGGCAGAATGTACAATTATATAC GTTTGGTGCAATTTTTAATATGGCATGGCTTATACTAGGCGATTTTAAAGCTGGATTTGAGAGGGGACCTTGGTGGCAGCGACTGTTTGATGGTTATACTGTGACAACATGGTTGGTGGTTTTCAATTTGGGATCTACTGGGCTACTAGTATCATGGTTGATGAAATATGCAGACAATATCGTGAAA GTGTATTCTACTTCCATGGCCATGTTGCTTACGATGGTCTTATCTATATTCTTATTCAACCTGAGGCCTACTATTCAG CTCTTCTTGGGCATTATTATCTGCATGATTTCTTTGCACATGTATTTCGCTCCTCCACATCTGCTCATGGACTTGCCAGTCACATCGAAGCCGCCACCTAGCTCCTTAACTGATGCATCGATGAGACGAGCGGTGAATTCTTGA